The genomic interval ACGATGCGCCGATGCTGCAGTACATTTAAGATCGGCGCCGAAGGCGACGATCCTGGCCGCCCCCCGCGGGGGCGGCCATTCCGTTGGGGGGCAATGCCGTTGAAGCCTTTAAATCCGACTACTTGCTCACGTTCCTAGGCGATCCGCGGCGAAGCCGCGAGGCGGCCTAGGCCTTGACAAATCCAGGGCATCTGCTATAATCACTGTGTCACGGAGCGGGAGAAGTCTATCCCGCGCACCCCGTGGCTTTTTTTTTGATCGAGAAGCGACCATGACCATCATATCGAGACTATCGAAACGAGACCACCGCAACCCGGCGTCGTTTACGCCGTGCATGCGGGGCGTCAGCCCTTTGTCACCGCGCCTTATGCGCGGAACCGAGCAAGCTGGTCGCATGGGCATGGGAGCCCTCTCTATGTAGAGAACCTTTTCGGCCGTTCGTCTCGAAAAGCGACCCATGCTCGAAGTTCGGAGCGTGGGTTTTTTGTTTTTAGGGCTCGTGGTGTAACGGCAACACGCCGGCCTTATAAGCCGGTCAACACGCTCTCCTGATTAGAGAGTCGATGGAGGTTCGATTCCTCCCGGGCCTACAGGTTCGACGTTCGCACGGCGGCCATGTTGTAAAGGCAGCAAGAGAGGCTGTGATCCTCTAGGTACCGGTTCGAATCCGGTTGGTCGCCCCAGATGTGAGCCGCGGAAGCTGAAAAGGCATAGCGTCCGGTTGAAAACCGGGAGGTCTCCGTTCGATTCGGAGCCGCGGCGGATCTAGCCGGTGAAGCTTTAGAAGATGAGCACCGGTCTTTTAAACCGGGGAACCGGGAGCGTTACCCGGCGCCGGCACGATACGAGACGCGAGACGGGCCCGAAGCTTTAGCAGATGAGCACCGGTCTCTTAAACCGGGGAACCAGGCGCGATACCTGGCGGACCCAGATTTCCAGTTCTTTGACAATGTCGAGCGATATTAAAGAGCGCGACCCCCGAAGGGGGTCGACGCTGCCTCGACAACCAACTATTGAAGGGGTCCAAATTGATGCGAGGTCGCCGCGCAAGTGACGGCGCGACAACTCCGCATCGGCCGGCCGCGTCAGCGGCTCGCGGGCTTCGGCTCCCGCCCCCTTCTCGATTTTCGTCGTCATGGTAGGGGTCCGAATGGACGAGGAGCTTCACTTGAAATGAAGTAGGCGGCCATGCCGCTTGGGGGTTCGATTCCTCTCCCTACCGCCGATCGCGCAGCCTCGTGGCGTAATGAAGCGCGGGACCCTTCTAAGGTCCAAGTCCGGGTTCGACTCCCGGCGAGGCTTTTCGATTCGGGGTCGTGGTGAAACTGGATCACGGGACGCTCGCATCGTCCAGTCCCGGGGGCGGCACCCGGCGGCTCCACCTTTGACCGGGACTATCCTCAAGGATATTCGTGTCCGGATATTTTTCGCGGGGTCATCCCCCCGCAGTCTGCCCTCGCCGGGCCGAGGACCCGGCGAGGGCGGGGGCCGTCGGGTTTCTGGCTGCGAAACCGAAGAGACGAGGTGCTGGATCGTCGATCCAGTCGAAGCGGGTTCGAGTCCGACTCCCGCAGCCTTTGCCTTCGTGGTGAAATGGCAATCACCTCCCGCTTCGAACGGGAAGTTCCGGGTTCAACTCCTGGCGAGGGCTCCAATCCCCGGTGGCGTAACGGTAGCGTGTCTCTCCTACAAAGAGAAGGACCTTGTTCGATTCAAGGCCGGGGAACCATTTTCCGGGTTAAGCGTTACGGAAGCGTACTCCCCTCGGACGGGAGAGGCGGGGGTTCGACGAACGGATGGCCTTCGGCTCCCTCAACCCAGACCATATCGCCGATGTAGTCCAACGGCAGAGGCACCGCGGTCAGAACGCGGCTAGTGCAGGTTCGAATCCTGCTATCGGCACCGATCGACGGCGGGAAGCGGTTCAGGGCAGCCGGGGAGTCTCATAAGCTCCTGATGGTGGGTTCGAGTCCCACTCCCGCTAATTTTCAGAATGATTCACGTCATTCACATTCACAACTGTCGTTGACGACAGTTCGCCTGTGAACAAAGTGGATGGTCGGATTCAGAATGGATGCACACCCCGTTCGTCTAAAAGAAGGATGTCCCGTTTTCAGCGGGAAGATGCGGTGGCAGGATCCGCACGGGGTAGACGGCCTCTTCGTCTAAAAAGGCAGGACGCCCGGCTCTCTACCGGGAAGCGGCGGAGCAGTACCGCCAGGGGTCACCAGTTTGGGCTCGTGATGAAATGGAAGACATCCGCGGTCGAGAACCGCGGGCGCGAGACGCGCGTGGGGGTTCGATTCCCTCCGGGCCCAGCAGATTTGACGGGAGCGGCGCGCCCGCCGATGGTGAAGCGCGTACCGTGAGGATCGTCAAATGTCGGGGGTTCGACTCCCCCCTCCCGCAAGGGTGTAGCTCAGGTGGTAGAGCAACGCGATCATAACGCGTCAGACAAAAAAGCTCCGTCGTCACGGAGATCCCGCGGAAGTTCGCGACGGAAGAAGGGCTATGCGCGAGGCGAGAAGGTTCGCCGAGCCCGCCCGGAGGCCGGGGGTCGACGGCGACGACGGGGCCGATTCGAAGTGAAAACGGAAAAGAGAGGTGATGCGCATGCTGTTCGTACGACTGCAGGTGATGGAGTACCAGAAGGCCGTCGTGTTCGCGGACGGCCGGCTGGAGAAGACGCTGGGTCCGGGCCGGTACATCCTGACCAAGTACTTCCCGCGGCGCGAGGCGTATCTGTTCGACGTGCGCCTGACGTCGCTGGCGGTGACGGGTCAGGAGATACTGACCAAGGACAAGATGCCGGTCCGCATGAACCTGACGGCGCTGTACCGGCTGCAGGATCCGGCGAAGGCGGTGACGAAGGTCCAGGCGTACACGACGTATCTGTACGAGCAGCTGCAGCTGGCGGCTCGGGCGATCGTGGCGGACCTGACGCTGGACGAGCTGCTGGCGAAGAAGACGGCGCTGACCGACGAGCTGACGGACAAGGTCCGACCGCTCGCGGCGGAGGCCGGCCTCGAGCTGGCGTCGTGCGGCGTGAAGGACGTCGTGCTCCCGGGCGAGATCAAGAACCTGATGATCAAGTCGGTGGAGGCCGAGCAGGCGGCGAAGGCCGCGCTGATCACGGCTCGCGAGGACCTGGCGGCGACGCGGGTCCGCGCGAACACGGCCAAGCTGTACGCGGACCCGGCGATGCTCCGGCTCAAGGAGCTGGAGATCATGGCCGAGTTCGCGAAGAAGACGGGCAACACCTTCATGTTCGGCCAGGCGCCGTTCCTGAAGGCGCCGTAAAGCCCGCCGCGGGACGCCGCGGCGGGTTCCTCACCCGCCGCCATAGCTCAAAAGTAGAGCTCCCGCCTCGTAGCCGGGAGACCTCGGCGCGATACCGAGTGGCGGCTACGATTTTCGCCTGTTATCCTAAGAGTAAAGAGGAAGCCATGCCGATCAAGAAGATCGTGGACGCGCGCGTGCCGGTGAAGATCTGGGCCGACGACGTCGAGCCGGACGCGCTCAAGCAGCTCAAGAACATCGCCGCCCTGCCGTTCGTGTTCAAGCACGTGGCGGCGATGCCGGACGTGCACCTGGGCAAGGGCGCGACCGTCGGCTCGGTGATCGCGACCGAGAACGCCGTCGTGCCGGCCGCCGTCGGCGTGGACATCGGCTGCGGCATGTGCGCGGTGAAGCTCGAGGGCGTGACGTCCTCGCGCCTGGAAGGGAAGCTGGCGGAGCTGCGCTCCAACATCGAGCGCGCGGTCCCGGTCGGGTTCCATGAGAACCGTGACCCGGACGCTTATAGCCGGAATTGGGCGCGCTGGGCCGATTTCGGAGGGCTTCACGAGCGCGTGCAGGGGCTGAAAGGGAAGGCCCTGCGCCAACTCGGCTCGCTCGGCGGCGGGAACCACTTCATCGAGGTGTGTCTCGACTCCGCGGACGGCGTCTGGGTGATGCTCCACTCCGGCTCGCGCAACATCGGAAAGAGCCTCGCGGAGCATCACATCGACTCGGCCAAGGGGCTGATGCGGAAGATGTTCGTGTCCCTCCCGGACCCGGACCTCGCCTACTTCGCCGCCGGGACCCCGGAGTACGACGCGTACCTGCGCGACCTGCGCTGGGCGCAGGACTACGCCCTGATGAACCGCGAGGTGATGATGGGGCGGGTCCTCGAGCAGGTAGGCCGCGCCGTCGGGGTCGAGCCGAAGGCGGAGCTGTCGGTGAACTGCCATCACAACTTCGCGGCGATGGAGCATCACTTCGGGCGCGACGTGCTCGTGACCCGCAAGGGGGCGGTGCGCGCGCGTAAGGGAGACATGGGCATCATCCCGGGCTCGATGGGGACGAAGTCCTACATCGTGCGCGGAAAGGGCGAGCCGGAGTCGTTCGACTCGTGCTCGCACGGGGCGGGACGCCGGATGTCCCGGAACGAGGCTCGGCGGCGCTTCGGGACCGCGGACCTGCGCAAGCAGACCGAGGGCGTGGAGTGCCGCAAGGACGAGGGGGTCGTCGATGAGATCCCGGCCGCCTACAAGCCGATCGAGCGGGTCATGGCGGACCAGAGCGACCTCGTCGAGATCGTCGCGGAGATCAAGCAGGTCCTCTGCGTGAAGGGCTGACGCCGGACCGCGAGTATAGCCCGCGAAGTCCGGTCTTGACAGGCCCCCCGCGTCCGAACACACTATGCCGTGCGCAAGAGCCGCCTCGCCTTCGCCGCCGGAGCGGCTGCCGTCGCCTTCCTCTGGTGGGCCGCGACCTCGCGCAAGCCCGCGCCGGACGCGCGGACCTTGCTCGTCGAGCGGACCGAAACGGCGCCCCGGGCGCCGCGGGTGGAGCCGGAGCCGCCCGCGCCCGCGCCGGAGACCCCGCCGGCGGAGCTCACGCCGCCGGAGCCGGTCCTCACGCAGTCGGCCCAGCGCCGCTTCTCGAGCCCGGCCTCGCAGGCCGCCGCCGGAGGCATCGCCGGCGCCGAGGCCGCGGAAGGGCCGCCCGCCGCGGGCCTCGGCGGCGGGGTGAACCTGCCGGGCGGCTACGACGCCCCGACGGCGAGCGTCGGGCGGTTCGCGCCCCCGCCGGGTCCGCGGGAGACCGCCGCCGCTCCGGGGGTCTCGCCCGCCCCGGGCGCCGGTCCGGACGCCTCTCCGGAGACCCGGGAGGCCGCGGACCGGAGGGCGGCCGCGGAAGAGGACGATGGTCCCTCCGCGGCCCAGGCGCCGGGAGACCGGAAGGTGACCGGCGCGGCCGCGGGGCTGGTCACCGCCGCGCGCGACCTCAAGTCGCGCGGCGACGCCGCCGCGATGCGGGAGAACGCGAGCCTCGAGAAGGGGCTGATGCGCCAGATCGAGGCCGACGGCAAGATGGACGCGGGGATACGCAAGGCGATCTCCGACATCCAAAGCTCGGGGCGCCCCGTCACCATGGAGGAGGTGACCGAGGCCGCGGAGGAAGTCCTTCAGGCCAACGGCCTCACGCACGACGACGTGGACCTGCCGACGGCCATCGCCCGCGCCTCGGCACCCCCGCCCCCCGAGGTCCCGCGCGCCGCGTACCTCGACGCCGTGCGGGCCATCGTGTCCGTGCCCGCGCTCGACCCCGAGCAGAAGGTCGAGATCCAGAGGCTCGCCGACAAGCCCCCGCCCCCGCGCGCGCCGGCGCCGCGCGGGGCGCTCGACGCCTATCGCCGCCACAAGGACGTCCTCGACAAGGCGCACAAGGACTTCGGCGTGAAGCCCGAGCACATCCTCGGCATCCTCGGCGTGGAGACGGGCTGGGGCCGCAACACGGGGAAGTATCCCCTCCCGGCGACTTTGAAGGCCATCAGCGAGCGGACGGGGCCCGACGGCCGTCCCACGAAGCAGGCGCGGCAGGCCGGCCGGGACCTCGCCGCGCTCGCCCGCCTGTCGGCCCAAGGAAACCTCGGCGGCCTGAGCCCCGGCCAGGTCCGCGGCTCCTACGCCGGGGCGATGGGCATCCCTCAATTCCTGCCCACGAGCTGGGAGGCCCTCTCCCGCTCCCCCGACGGCGGCAAGCGCGATCCCTTCGAATTCGGCGACGCCGCCTACTCCGTGGGCAACTACCTTCGGGCGCACGGCTACTCCAAGAACGTCGCCGGTTCCATCTGGGGCTACAACCACTCCCAGGAATACGTGGACAAGGTCCTGGGGCTGTCCGCCAGCGTGAAGGCGAGCCTGCCGTCCGCGCCGTCCAAGTAGACTATTTCTTCTCGGCCGCGGGGATCGCGGGGACGGCCGGGGCCGCGGGCGCGGCGGTGCCGCCCCCGCCCATCGAGCCGCCGGACAAGCCCGCGCCCCCGTTGAGCCTGGAGAACGCGCCGGCGTTGAGGCGCGGCCGCACGAACTCCCTCTTCGCGGGCTTCGGCGCCGGCGCCGTCTCCGCGGCTTTCACGGGGGCGGGGGCGGCGGCCGCCTCGACCGGCGCATCCGCGACGGCCGGCGGCTCCGCCGAAGGCGGAGCCTGCTGGCGCATGTCGTCGTCGATCTTGAGCATGCCGATGCCCGACGCCGGCGCCGCGGCCGGGACGAGCGGCTTCGGCAGCGGCGGCGGGGCGGGCGGGGCCTCCAAGTCGCGCGCGGGGAACAGCTTGCGGTAATCCTTCGACGCCTCGGCGACCTCGGCCACGGCCTTCTGGGCGCGCCAGAAACGCCAGCCCGCCAGCACGATCATCGCGAGCAGGACCCCGAACAGGAAGACCTTCTTGGGATCCAGGGGCGGGACTTCTTCTTCGGGCTGGTCGAGGATGTTCTTCATGGCCGCAGTCTGAATTATAGCCCCGCGGCGGGATTAATCAAGGGCCGCCGCCGCCCCCCGCTCGAAGCGCGCGGCCAGCCCGCGTCGCCGCGCCTCCGGCAGGAACAGCGACCATATCCCGTTCCACGACAGCTCCAGCAGCTCCTCGGCGGAGAATCCCGCGTCCCGGGACAGCGCCTCGTACTCGTGGGCGAGGTCGATGCCGAACACGCCGGGGTCGTCGGTGCTGAGCGTCGTCAGCAGGCCTGCGTCCTTCCAGGCGCGCACCGGATGCTCCCGGTACGAGGCCACGGCGCCCGTCCTCAGGTTCGACGTGGGATTGACCTCCACGACGATCCCCCTCCGGACGAGCTCCCGGAGCAGGTCCGGACGCTCGCGCAGGATGATCCCGTGGCCGATCCGGTCCACGCCGATCTCGAGCGCGTCCTCGATCTCCCCTCCCCGCGGCGACTCGCCGGCGTGCGCGGTCAGACCGAGCCCCGCCGCGCGCCCGCGCCGCAGCCAGCCCCCGTACTCCGAGAGCCTCTCGTCCCCGGGGCCCGCGTCGGCCACGTCGAGCCCCACAACGCCGCGGCCCGCGTGCCGCACGGCCAGCTCCGCCATGTCCTCGTTCGCCTCGCGGTCCACGACGGAGAACGGCCGCAGCAGGCAGATGATCACGCCGCTGCTCACGCCGAAATCCTTTTCGCCTCGCGCGAGGCCGCGCAGGGCGGCCGAGAGGACCTCCTCCATCGGGAACTCCGCGGTCCTCTGCAGCGACGGGGCGAAGCGCGCCTCGACGTGCAGTATGTTCTGCCGCGCGCAGTCGCGCAGCATCTCGTAGGCGCTCAGCTCCACGGCCTCCGCCGTGCGGAGCAGAGGGTAGTAGGCGTGAAAGGCGTCGAGCACCTCGCCGAGGCTGGCACGCGGCTGGTCCACGACGACTTTCGCGCGGATCTCCTCCGCGCTCAGGCCGCGCAGCGGCGAGCCCGGGGCGGCGTCGGCGAGCCGGCGCACCGTCTCCGGCGACAGGGCCCCGTCCAGGTGCAGATGCGTCTCGACCTTGGGCAGCTCCGCGGCCAGGCGGGCCGTCCGCTCCGGGGTCCAGCGCCCGCGCCGGGCGGACTCGCGCAGCGCGAGGGGCAGTTCGGGCATGCGCGATCTTACCAATTGCGTCCGAGGCAATTTCTTTACATCTCCGATCCTCGAGGCGGAGCTACACTATCGATGAGAGCGGGGCCCCGACGAAAGGCCCCGTCCGGGGGGTGAGGTTATGGACCGCAAAGAGCGGGTGACCATCGACTGCCGGGACTATCCCGAGACGAAATGCTCCTTGTCCTTCAGCGGAACGGAGGACGAGGTGATGGAGATCGCGGAGTATCATGCGGTCAACAAGCACGGCTTCAAGAGTGAGCCGGGCCTGAGGGATCAGTTGCGTTCGATGATCAAGCGTGAGGCGTTCTCGCGGTGAAGAGCCGCGAGCAGGATGCCGGCGCGGGACCCTGCCGCGTCGGCCGCGTCGCGGTCAGCCCTTCCTCTTGAACGCGAACGGCCCGAACGCCTGCATCACCGGCATGATCTGGAGACGATTGACGTTGACGTGCCGGGGCAGGACGGCCGACCAGTAGATCGTCTCCGCGACGTCGTCCGCCGACAGCGGCTCGAGCCCCTTGTAGGGCGCGGCGGCCTGCGCGGCGTCGCCGTGGAAGCGCACGAGCGAGAACTCCGTCTCCGCGAGGCCGGGCTCGACGCTGGTCACGCGCACGTTGGACCCGAGCAGGTCCGCGCGCAGGTTCAGGCCGAACTGCTTGACGAACGCCTTGCTCGCGCCGTAGACGTTCCCGCCCGGATAAGGGAAATCCGCCGCCGTCGAGCCGAGCAGGATCACGTGCCCCTCGTCGCGCGCGACCATGCCGGGCAAGGTCGCCCGCACGGTGTACAGCAGGCCGTTGATGTTGGTCGCGACCATCGTGTCCCAGTCGTCGAGACTCGCCTCGTGCGCCGGCCCGAGGCCGAGCGCCAGGCCCGCGTTGGCGACGACCACGTTGATCTTCTTGAACTCCTTGGGCAGCGCGTCCAGCGCGGCCTCGGTCTGACGGCGGTCGCGCACGTCGAACACCGACGCGCAGCAGCGCCTGCCCAGGCTCTTCTTGAGGGCCTTGAGCCGGTCCTCGCGGCGGCCCGTCGCGATCACCTTAGCGCCCTCTTTGACGAAGCGGCGGCAGACGGCCTCGCCGAAGCCGGAGGTGGCGCCGGTGACGAGCACGGTCAGGGTCCTGGGATCGAGGGAGGATTTCATAGAGGTGCCCGCATATTACCAAATGGGACTTTTTGAGGGGCGGCGCGAAGTCTCGAGATACCACGACGCGGCCTACAGCCTCGACCCCGACGGGCACGTCCTCGCCTTCGCGACCGACGCCTGCAAGGGAAAATAAAAGGCCCCGCGGCGATGCGCCGCGGGGCCTTTCTTTCGAGCCTTCCGATTACTTGAGCTTGGCGAGCTCGGCCTCGAGCTCCTTGTAGTCGCGCTCCTTGGTGATGTCGCCCTCGACCTTCACGAAGGCCACGGTCCCGGCGGAGTTGACGAGCACGGTCGCGCGCTGAGAGATGTTGCCGCCCGGGTGGAACAGGCCGTAGGCCTTGATCGCGGCGCGGTGCATGTCGGCCAGGAGCGTGTGCTTCAGGCCCATCTGCGCCTTGTACGCCTTGTGCGACCACACGGAGTCGACAGAGATGCCGAACACCTGCGCGTACTTCTCGTAGCGCGAAAGGTCCTGGGAGAAGCACGCGTTCTCCTTGGAGCAGGTCGGAGAGAAGTCGAGCGGATAGAAGAACAGGGCGACGGGCTTCTTGCCCTTGAACTCGGAGAGCGTCCACTCCTTCTTCTCGGAATCGGGCAGCTTGAAGTCAGGGGCGACGGCTCCGACCTTAATCGGCGTCGTCTCGGGCGCGGCGGTGGCGGTGGTCATTTGTCGGTTTCTCCTGTTATCTTGGTGTCAGGCATTCCGCTTTTTTCACTTTGTCCGGCAAAGTGAAAAAAGCGGAATGCCTGACACCACCAGATTAGGCTTTGACGAGCTTGATCTCGAGCGGCTTGACGGTCGCGTTGCGGATGCTGACCTGAGCGGCGACTTTGCGGGCGGCTTCGCGGAGAGCCTTCGCGGGAGCCGAATCGGGGTGGGACAGGACGATGGGCGTGCCGTCCTCGCTCGCCTGGCCGACCTTGGGATCGAGGGGGATGGCGCCCAGGAGGTCGATGCCCCAGTTCTTCTTGAGGGCGGCCGAGCTGCCTTCGGCGAAGATCTTGCTCTCCTTGGAGCAGTGCGGGCAGATGAAGCCGGACATGTTCTCGATCGCGCCGAGGATGGGCACGTTGAGCTTCTTGAACATCGCCACGGCCTTGCGCACGTCGGAGAGGGCGATCGACTGCGGCGTCGTCACGATGACGGAGCCCGCGATCGGCACGGTCTGGCACAGGGTGAGCTGGACGTCGCCGGTGCCCGGCGGGAGGTCGAGGACGAGGTAGTCGAGCTCGCCCCACTTCACGTCCTTGAGGAACTGGGTGATGGCGCCGTGCAGCATCGGGCCGCGCCAGATGACCGGGGCGTCGGGGTCCATGAGGAAGCCCATGGACATGACCTTGACGCCGTGGTTCACGGCGGGCTCGATCTTGTTGTCGCCGTCGGCCATCGGCTTGTAGCCGGAGACGCCCATCATCTGCGGCTGGTTCGGGCCGTAGATGTCCGCGTCTAGAAGGCCGACCCGTGAGCCCTCCATAGACAACGCAACTGCGACGTTCGAGGCCACGGTGGACTTGCCCACGCCGCCCTTGCCGGCGGCGACGGCGATCAGGTTCTTGATGCCGGGCGGCAGGATGTTCTCGAGGCGCATGTCCTTCCTCACGGACGCGGTCATGTTGATCTTGACCGACTTGACGCCCGCGACCCTCTTGACCGCCTCCTCCGCCTCGAGCTGCATCATGCCCTTGAGCGGACAGGCGGGGGTGGTGAGCACGTAGTCGAAGCTCACCACCCCCCCTTCCACGACGAGGTTCTGCACCATGCCGAGCGTCACGATGTCCTTGTGGAGCTCCGGCTCGATGCACGTCGACAACGCCTTCAAAACCTCGTCTTTCATGGACATAAAGCTCCTCACATCAGGAACAGCATCTCGCGGTACTTCGGAAGCGGCCACGTGGCGGCCGGCATCAGAAGCTCGAGCCCGTCGACCTCGACGCGGATCTTGTCGAAGTAGGGCTTGACCTTCTCGCAGTACGCGAGGGCCTTCTTCTCGACGTCGGCCTCCGCGTCGGCCTTGGCCAGCGCGGCCTGGAGATCGTCGACGCCGGTCAGCGCCCGCTCCACCTTCTCCGAGATCGAGCGCAGCAAAGACGCCTGGGCCGGCGCGTTGATGCCGTTCGACGAGAGCGAGGCCAAGGTCTTCGACAGCTCGTTCTGGTACTCGACGACGGCCGGGACGAACAGGGTCCCCGTCATCTCGAGGATCAGCTTGGCCTCGATGTCGATGTCCTTGGCGTACTTCTCGAGGAGGATGTGGTAGCGGGAGTGCGTCTCCTCCTCGGTGAGCACGCCGAGCTTGGCGAACAGGGCGACGGACTTCTTCAGCGCGAAGCCCTTGAGGGCCGCGGGCGTGGTCTTCTGGTTCGGCAAGCCGCGCTTCTCGGCTTCCTTGACCCACTCTTCCGAGTAGTTGTTGCCCTCGAAGCAGACCGCCTTCGATTCCGCGTAGTACTGGCGCAGGACGCTCGTCACGGCTTCCTTGAGGGTCTTGCCCTTCTTGAGCGCCGCGTCGATGTCCTTCTTCGTCGCGATGAGCTGGCCCGCGACGATGGTGTTGAGGGTCGACATCGGGATGGCGTTGTTCGCGGACGCGCCGACGGCGCGGAACTCGAACTTGTTGCCGGTGAAGGCGAAGGGCGAGGTCCGGTTGCGGTCGGTGTTGTCCTTGATGACCGCCGGGATGTGGTCGATGCCCAGCGAGATCCACTGCGGGTCGGTCCCCTTCGAGGTCACGCCCTTCTCGAGGTCGTTGAGGACGCTCGTGAGCTGGGCGCCGAGGAAGATCGACATGATCGCCGGCGGGGCCTCGTTCGCGCCGAGGCGGTGGTCGTTGCCGGAGGAGGCGATCGCCGCGCGCAGCAGCAGTCCGTGCGTGTGGACGGCCTTGATGATCGAGACCAGGAAGGTCAGGAACTGCAGGTTCTCGTGCGGCGTCGCGCCCGGCGAGAGCAGGTTTTTACCGGTATCGGTCCCAAGAGACCAATTATTGTGCTTACCCGACCCGTTGACGCCCGCGAAGGGCTTCTCGTAGGTCAGCGCGGCGAGACCGTGGCGCTCCGCGACCCGCTTCATGATGTCCATGACGAGCTGGTTGTGGTCGACGGCGACGTTGGCTTCCTCGAAGACGGGGGCGCACTCGAACTGATGCGGGGCGACCTCGTTATGGCGCGTCTTCAGCGGGATGCCGAGCTTGAAGCACTCGCTCTCGAAGTCCGTCATGAAGGAGAGTACCCGGTCCTTGATGGCGCCGAAGTAATGATCCTCGAGCTGCTGGCCCTTCGGGGAGGAGGCCCCGAACAAGGTGCGGCCGGCGAGAAGGAGGTCGGGGCGCGCGTCGTAGTACTCCTTGTCGATCAGGAAGTACTCCTGCTCGGCGCCGAGCGTCGCGACGACCTTCTTCGCGTCGCTCGAGAACAGAGACAGGACGCCGAGCGCCGCGTTGTTGAGCGCGGTGATCGAGCGCAGCAGCGGGGTCTTCGTGTCCAAAGCGTGCCCGGTGTACGAGACGAAGCAGGTCGGGATGCACAAGGTCGAGCCGGTCTCTCCCTCGAGGATGAACGCGGGCGAGGTCGGATCCCACGCCGTGTAGCCGCGCGCCTCGAACGTCACGCGCAGGCCGCCCGACGGGAACGAGGACGCGTCCGGCTCCGCCTGGGTGAGCATCGCGCCGGTGAAGGTCTCGAGGACCTTGCCGTGGCCGGTCGGGTCGATGAACGCGTCGTGCTTCTCGGCGGTGG from Elusimicrobiota bacterium carries:
- a CDS encoding slipin family protein: MLFVRLQVMEYQKAVVFADGRLEKTLGPGRYILTKYFPRREAYLFDVRLTSLAVTGQEILTKDKMPVRMNLTALYRLQDPAKAVTKVQAYTTYLYEQLQLAARAIVADLTLDELLAKKTALTDELTDKVRPLAAEAGLELASCGVKDVVLPGEIKNLMIKSVEAEQAAKAALITAREDLAATRVRANTAKLYADPAMLRLKELEIMAEFAKKTGNTFMFGQAPFLKAP
- a CDS encoding redoxin domain-containing protein; the protein is MTTATAAPETTPIKVGAVAPDFKLPDSEKKEWTLSEFKGKKPVALFFYPLDFSPTCSKENACFSQDLSRYEKYAQVFGISVDSVWSHKAYKAQMGLKHTLLADMHRAAIKAYGLFHPGGNISQRATVLVNSAGTVAFVKVEGDITKERDYKELEAELAKLK
- a CDS encoding DUF1059 domain-containing protein → MDRKERVTIDCRDYPETKCSLSFSGTEDEVMEIAEYHAVNKHGFKSEPGLRDQLRSMIKREAFSR
- a CDS encoding lytic murein transglycosylase gives rise to the protein MRKSRLAFAAGAAAVAFLWWAATSRKPAPDARTLLVERTETAPRAPRVEPEPPAPAPETPPAELTPPEPVLTQSAQRRFSSPASQAAAGGIAGAEAAEGPPAAGLGGGVNLPGGYDAPTASVGRFAPPPGPRETAAAPGVSPAPGAGPDASPETREAADRRAAAEEDDGPSAAQAPGDRKVTGAAAGLVTAARDLKSRGDAAAMRENASLEKGLMRQIEADGKMDAGIRKAISDIQSSGRPVTMEEVTEAAEEVLQANGLTHDDVDLPTAIARASAPPPPEVPRAAYLDAVRAIVSVPALDPEQKVEIQRLADKPPPPRAPAPRGALDAYRRHKDVLDKAHKDFGVKPEHILGILGVETGWGRNTGKYPLPATLKAISERTGPDGRPTKQARQAGRDLAALARLSAQGNLGGLSPGQVRGSYAGAMGIPQFLPTSWEALSRSPDGGKRDPFEFGDAAYSVGNYLRAHGYSKNVAGSIWGYNHSQEYVDKVLGLSASVKASLPSAPSK
- a CDS encoding SDR family NAD(P)-dependent oxidoreductase, translated to MKSSLDPRTLTVLVTGATSGFGEAVCRRFVKEGAKVIATGRREDRLKALKKSLGRRCCASVFDVRDRRQTEAALDALPKEFKKINVVVANAGLALGLGPAHEASLDDWDTMVATNINGLLYTVRATLPGMVARDEGHVILLGSTAADFPYPGGNVYGASKAFVKQFGLNLRADLLGSNVRVTSVEPGLAETEFSLVRFHGDAAQAAAPYKGLEPLSADDVAETIYWSAVLPRHVNVNRLQIMPVMQAFGPFAFKRKG
- a CDS encoding RtcB family protein, coding for MPIKKIVDARVPVKIWADDVEPDALKQLKNIAALPFVFKHVAAMPDVHLGKGATVGSVIATENAVVPAAVGVDIGCGMCAVKLEGVTSSRLEGKLAELRSNIERAVPVGFHENRDPDAYSRNWARWADFGGLHERVQGLKGKALRQLGSLGGGNHFIEVCLDSADGVWVMLHSGSRNIGKSLAEHHIDSAKGLMRKMFVSLPDPDLAYFAAGTPEYDAYLRDLRWAQDYALMNREVMMGRVLEQVGRAVGVEPKAELSVNCHHNFAAMEHHFGRDVLVTRKGAVRARKGDMGIIPGSMGTKSYIVRGKGEPESFDSCSHGAGRRMSRNEARRRFGTADLRKQTEGVECRKDEGVVDEIPAAYKPIERVMADQSDLVEIVAEIKQVLCVKG
- the add gene encoding adenosine deaminase, producing the protein MPELPLALRESARRGRWTPERTARLAAELPKVETHLHLDGALSPETVRRLADAAPGSPLRGLSAEEIRAKVVVDQPRASLGEVLDAFHAYYPLLRTAEAVELSAYEMLRDCARQNILHVEARFAPSLQRTAEFPMEEVLSAALRGLARGEKDFGVSSGVIICLLRPFSVVDREANEDMAELAVRHAGRGVVGLDVADAGPGDERLSEYGGWLRRGRAAGLGLTAHAGESPRGGEIEDALEIGVDRIGHGIILRERPDLLRELVRRGIVVEVNPTSNLRTGAVASYREHPVRAWKDAGLLTTLSTDDPGVFGIDLAHEYEALSRDAGFSAEELLELSWNGIWSLFLPEARRRGLAARFERGAAAALD
- a CDS encoding Mrp/NBP35 family ATP-binding protein, which translates into the protein MSMKDEVLKALSTCIEPELHKDIVTLGMVQNLVVEGGVVSFDYVLTTPACPLKGMMQLEAEEAVKRVAGVKSVKINMTASVRKDMRLENILPPGIKNLIAVAAGKGGVGKSTVASNVAVALSMEGSRVGLLDADIYGPNQPQMMGVSGYKPMADGDNKIEPAVNHGVKVMSMGFLMDPDAPVIWRGPMLHGAITQFLKDVKWGELDYLVLDLPPGTGDVQLTLCQTVPIAGSVIVTTPQSIALSDVRKAVAMFKKLNVPILGAIENMSGFICPHCSKESKIFAEGSSAALKKNWGIDLLGAIPLDPKVGQASEDGTPIVLSHPDSAPAKALREAARKVAAQVSIRNATVKPLEIKLVKA